One stretch of Sinomonas terrae DNA includes these proteins:
- a CDS encoding SDR family oxidoreductase, which produces MSRLIAVTGATGYIGGRLVPRLLEAGHRIRVLARNPKKLRDVPWGDEVDVVEGSLEDRGAVEALCEGADVVYYLVHSMGANSGAKGSGDFARTEQAGAKALARAAAKAGVSRLVYLSGLNPGERLSRHLQSRSEVGRILLESGVPTVVLQAGLVIGSGSASFEMVRHLTDVLPVMPAPRWVLNRVQPIAVRDALYYLEKAAELPEDVNRTFDIGGPDVLTYADMMRGYARVAGIRAPLILPLPVLTPWLAAQWVNLVTPIPRALAIPLIESLQNDCVVRDAGISEHIPEPESGLTGYKRAVELALAKIKRGEVETTWAGSTAVEAPSDPLPSDPEWAGSTVFKDTRTHYTSAPPERLWEVIESIGGENGWYSFPLAWAVRGRMDKLAGGVGLRRGRRDPRRLQLGDALDWWRVEALDRGRLLRLRAEMRVPGRAWLEMTVSPRGSGSLYFQRAVFLPKGLAGRLYWASIVPFHDIVFKGMAERITAAAESRGLA; this is translated from the coding sequence ATGAGCCGCCTCATTGCCGTCACCGGCGCCACCGGCTACATCGGCGGCCGCCTCGTTCCGCGCCTCCTCGAGGCGGGCCACCGGATCCGCGTTTTGGCCCGCAACCCGAAGAAGCTGCGCGACGTCCCCTGGGGGGACGAGGTCGACGTCGTCGAAGGGAGCCTCGAAGACCGCGGCGCCGTCGAGGCGCTGTGCGAGGGGGCCGACGTCGTCTACTACCTGGTGCACTCCATGGGCGCGAACAGCGGCGCCAAGGGAAGCGGCGACTTCGCCCGGACCGAGCAGGCCGGGGCCAAGGCCCTCGCGCGCGCCGCCGCGAAGGCCGGGGTCTCGCGCCTCGTGTACCTGAGCGGCCTCAACCCGGGCGAGCGGCTGAGCCGACACCTGCAGTCCCGGTCCGAGGTGGGGCGCATCCTCCTCGAATCGGGGGTGCCGACCGTGGTCCTCCAGGCCGGGCTCGTGATCGGCTCCGGCTCGGCCAGCTTCGAAATGGTGCGGCATCTCACCGACGTCCTCCCCGTCATGCCAGCGCCGCGCTGGGTCCTCAACCGCGTCCAGCCCATCGCGGTCCGCGACGCTCTGTACTACCTCGAGAAGGCTGCCGAGCTCCCGGAGGACGTGAACCGGACCTTCGACATCGGCGGCCCGGATGTCCTCACGTACGCGGACATGATGCGGGGCTACGCGCGCGTGGCCGGGATCCGCGCGCCGCTCATTCTGCCGCTGCCCGTCCTCACCCCGTGGCTCGCTGCGCAGTGGGTCAACCTCGTGACCCCCATCCCGAGGGCCCTCGCGATCCCGCTCATCGAGTCGCTCCAGAACGACTGCGTCGTGCGCGATGCGGGCATCAGCGAGCACATCCCGGAGCCCGAGAGCGGGCTGACGGGCTACAAACGGGCGGTCGAGCTCGCGCTCGCGAAGATCAAGCGCGGCGAGGTCGAGACGACGTGGGCCGGCTCGACGGCGGTCGAGGCACCCTCCGACCCCCTCCCGAGCGACCCCGAATGGGCCGGGAGCACAGTCTTCAAGGACACCCGGACGCACTACACGTCCGCACCCCCGGAGCGACTGTGGGAGGTCATCGAAAGCATCGGCGGGGAGAACGGCTGGTACTCGTTCCCCCTCGCGTGGGCCGTGCGGGGTCGGATGGACAAGCTCGCGGGCGGCGTGGGCCTGCGGCGGGGGCGGCGCGACCCGCGGCGGCTCCAGCTCGGCGACGCGCTCGACTGGTGGCGCGTCGAGGCCCTCGATCGCGGGCGCCTGCTCCGGCTGCGGGCCGAGATGCGCGTACCGGGGCGGGCCTGGCTCGAGATGACGGTCTCGCCGCGCGGCTCGGGAAGCCTGTACTTCCAGCGCGCCGTCTTCCTGCCGAAAGGCCTCGCGGGGCGGCTCTACTGGGCCTCGATCGTCCCGTTCCACGACATCGTTTTCAAGGGCATGGCCGAGCGGATCACCGCGGCCGCAGAGAGCAGGGGGCTGGCATGA
- the idi gene encoding isopentenyl-diphosphate Delta-isomerase, which translates to MTLDYTLVQLVDDDGTPLRTVPKASVHGTETPLHLAFSCHVEDGEGRVLVTRRALTKATWPGVWTNSFCGHPAPGEPVEDAVRRRAREELGLEIEALTPILPDFRYRAVDASGLVENEICPVFRAQAVGEPAPSSDEVCEWEWTTPERLRAAVVAAPYAFSPWLRLQLQQLGLASL; encoded by the coding sequence ATGACACTCGACTACACCCTCGTACAGTTGGTGGACGACGACGGCACGCCCCTCAGGACCGTGCCCAAGGCGAGCGTCCACGGGACGGAGACCCCGCTGCACCTCGCGTTCTCGTGCCACGTCGAGGACGGTGAGGGCCGGGTTCTCGTCACGCGGCGGGCGCTGACGAAGGCCACGTGGCCGGGCGTCTGGACGAACTCGTTCTGCGGCCACCCTGCCCCGGGCGAGCCGGTCGAGGACGCCGTGCGGCGCAGGGCCCGCGAGGAGCTCGGGCTCGAAATCGAGGCGCTCACCCCGATCCTCCCGGACTTCCGCTACCGCGCGGTCGACGCGTCCGGCCTCGTCGAGAACGAGATCTGCCCGGTGTTCCGCGCTCAGGCGGTCGGCGAGCCCGCGCCGTCGTCCGACGAGGTGTGCGAGTGGGAGTGGACGACACCCGAGCGGCTGCGCGCCGCCGTCGTCGCCGCCCCCTACGCGTTCAGCCCCTGGCTCCGCCTCCAGCTCCAGCAGCTCGGCTTGGCGTCGTTGTGA
- a CDS encoding DHA2 family efflux MFS transporter permease subunit encodes MNAAEGGRRRWVGLVVISLAVSLIIVDSTIVNVAIPSIVKDLGIDSTGVQWVQESYTLVFAALLLVFGTLGDRYGRRLILIVGVAVFALSSIAAASAPSGEILVAARFVQGVGGAMVLPSTLSLINAGFAGSERAVAFAVWGSTIGGMTAVGPLLGGWLTSAYSWRWAFGINIPLGVVIVAGTLLAVRESRDDARRRLDPVGAVLSVVASASLVFALIEGRNYGWWAVDHRPRLGSWEWPGSLSPIPLAFGVALLAILACVLWALAREQRGLGSMFAIELLRIRSFRNGNLAAMIVSLGEFGIILALPIWLQNVLGFTALGTGFILLALALGSFGASGLAGAFSGRVRPIVVVRVGLGAEIVGVAGLGVVIRPDTPWAALVPFLFVYGFGVGLATAQLTGVILTDVPVSASGQASGTQSTSRQIGSALGIAVLGTVLFSSASGLLSSALDSRGIPAAERDGLVSAVVDSSGAAISQLAAAPATAAVAVDAKAAFSEGTRYAAWSAAAFLVVGLAATLSLGGPLVGRSDEVTDEASETHQLLAAPHGVAHDDGGESRRRRP; translated from the coding sequence GTGAACGCCGCCGAAGGCGGACGACGGCGCTGGGTGGGCCTCGTCGTCATCAGCCTCGCCGTCTCGCTCATCATCGTCGACTCCACGATCGTGAACGTTGCGATCCCCTCGATCGTGAAGGACCTCGGGATCGACTCGACGGGCGTCCAGTGGGTCCAGGAGTCCTACACGCTCGTCTTCGCCGCCCTCCTGCTCGTGTTCGGGACCCTCGGGGACCGCTACGGGCGCCGTCTCATCCTCATCGTCGGCGTCGCGGTCTTCGCTCTCTCCTCGATCGCGGCCGCGAGCGCGCCATCGGGCGAGATCCTCGTCGCCGCGCGTTTCGTCCAGGGGGTCGGCGGGGCGATGGTGCTGCCCTCGACCCTGTCCCTCATCAACGCGGGCTTCGCCGGATCCGAGCGCGCCGTCGCGTTCGCCGTCTGGGGCTCGACGATCGGTGGGATGACCGCCGTCGGCCCCCTCCTCGGCGGTTGGCTCACGAGCGCCTACTCGTGGCGGTGGGCGTTCGGGATCAATATCCCGCTCGGCGTCGTCATCGTCGCGGGGACGCTCTTGGCGGTCCGGGAGTCCCGCGACGACGCGCGCCGGAGGCTGGATCCGGTGGGCGCCGTCCTCTCGGTCGTCGCGTCGGCGTCGCTCGTGTTCGCGCTCATCGAGGGCCGGAACTACGGGTGGTGGGCGGTGGACCACCGGCCGCGGCTCGGCTCCTGGGAGTGGCCGGGCAGCCTTTCGCCGATCCCGCTCGCGTTCGGGGTCGCGCTGCTGGCGATCCTCGCGTGCGTCCTGTGGGCTCTGGCGCGGGAGCAGCGCGGCCTGGGCAGCATGTTCGCGATCGAGCTGCTCCGGATCCGCTCGTTCCGGAACGGCAACCTCGCCGCGATGATCGTCTCGCTCGGGGAGTTCGGCATCATCCTCGCGCTTCCGATCTGGCTGCAGAACGTGCTCGGCTTCACCGCCCTCGGCACTGGCTTCATCCTGCTCGCCCTCGCCCTCGGCTCTTTCGGAGCGAGCGGCCTCGCGGGGGCCTTCAGTGGCAGGGTGCGGCCTATCGTCGTGGTGCGCGTCGGGCTCGGCGCGGAGATCGTCGGGGTGGCCGGCCTCGGCGTCGTGATCCGGCCCGACACTCCGTGGGCCGCCCTCGTGCCGTTCCTGTTCGTCTATGGGTTTGGGGTGGGGCTCGCGACCGCCCAGCTCACCGGGGTGATCCTGACCGACGTCCCCGTCAGCGCGAGCGGCCAGGCCTCCGGCACCCAGAGCACGTCGCGGCAGATCGGTTCAGCGCTCGGGATCGCGGTGCTCGGGACGGTCCTCTTCTCCTCGGCCTCCGGGCTCCTCTCGAGTGCGTTGGACAGCCGAGGCATTCCGGCCGCCGAGCGCGACGGGCTCGTCTCCGCCGTCGTCGACAGCTCCGGAGCCGCGATCTCCCAGCTCGCCGCGGCCCCTGCCACGGCTGCCGTCGCCGTCGACGCGAAGGCGGCCTTCTCGGAGGGGACGCGCTACGCCGCATGGTCCGCGGCAGCATTCCTCGTCGTCGGCCTCGCGGCGACGCTCTCACTCGGAGGCCCACTCGTGGGCCGCAGCGACGAGGTCACGGACGAAGCGTCGGAAACTCACCAGCTTCTAGCGGCCCCCCACGGCGTGGCGCACGACGACGGCGGCGAGTCGCGCCGTCGTCGTCCCTGA
- a CDS encoding ribonuclease Z — protein sequence MRELVVLGTASQVPTRTRNHNGYLLRWDGEGLLFDPGEGTQRQMIHAGVAGTDVTRICLTHVHGDHCYGLPGVLSRMALDRVEHPVHLHYPASGDLMVRALVAISSPGVDLRLVPHDSPGEIAPGLEVQPLKHRIETYGYRLSEPDGRSLVPERLAAAGIAGPDVGRLQREGQLGGVRLEDVSVPRRGQSFAFVMDTAQCEGAEQLAEGADLLVAESTFSDDDGALAEQYRHLTAGQAGELAGKSRARNLVLTHFSSRYPEVTELEAQARRKAGSAVVRAAQDLDRFGFPKRRAGSVGVSP from the coding sequence ATGCGCGAACTCGTGGTCCTCGGCACGGCCTCCCAGGTCCCGACCCGGACCCGCAACCACAACGGGTACCTCCTGCGTTGGGACGGCGAGGGACTCCTGTTCGACCCGGGCGAGGGGACGCAGCGGCAGATGATCCACGCCGGCGTCGCCGGTACGGACGTCACCCGCATCTGCCTCACGCACGTCCACGGCGACCACTGCTACGGCCTCCCGGGCGTGCTCTCGCGCATGGCCCTCGACCGCGTCGAGCACCCCGTCCACCTGCACTACCCCGCGTCCGGCGACCTCATGGTGCGGGCGCTCGTCGCCATCTCGTCGCCCGGCGTCGACCTCCGCCTCGTGCCGCACGATTCTCCGGGCGAGATCGCTCCCGGCCTCGAGGTCCAGCCGCTCAAGCACCGCATCGAGACGTACGGCTACCGGCTGTCCGAGCCGGACGGCCGATCGCTCGTGCCGGAGCGGCTCGCCGCCGCGGGGATCGCGGGGCCCGACGTTGGGCGGCTCCAGCGCGAGGGCCAGCTCGGCGGCGTGCGGCTCGAGGACGTGAGCGTGCCGCGGCGCGGGCAGAGCTTCGCGTTCGTCATGGACACAGCCCAGTGCGAGGGCGCGGAGCAACTCGCGGAGGGGGCGGACCTCCTCGTCGCCGAGAGCACCTTCAGCGACGACGACGGCGCCCTCGCCGAGCAGTACCGGCACCTCACCGCGGGTCAGGCGGGCGAGCTTGCCGGCAAGTCAAGGGCCCGGAACCTCGTCCTCACCCACTTCTCGTCCCGCTATCCCGAGGTGACCGAGCTGGAAGCGCAGGCTCGGCGGAAGGCCGGCTCCGCCGTCGTCCGCGCCGCACAGGACCTGGACCGCTTTGGGTTCCCGAAGCGGCGGGCGGGCAGTGTTGGAGTCTCACCATGA
- a CDS encoding histidine phosphatase family protein translates to MRLLLIRHGQTPSNVRGALDTAFPGAGLTPLGEAQARAVPDALAQERIAAVYASPLVRTQLTAGPLGETLGADVRVQPGLEEISAGGLEMRSDPEAVESYGECLVAWMRGELERPMSGGPTGRDFLARYDSAVREIAGAHLGSDTVALFSHGAAIRVYGAVISGMEGDAAAELMIMNTGMCVLEGSPESGWVLEEWRSEPLGGLELEDLTAHDVTGESADEAAHEPHHP, encoded by the coding sequence GTGCGCCTGCTTCTCATCCGCCACGGACAGACCCCTTCGAACGTCCGCGGCGCGCTCGACACCGCCTTCCCCGGCGCCGGACTCACGCCCCTCGGCGAGGCCCAGGCCCGCGCGGTCCCGGACGCGCTCGCGCAGGAGCGGATCGCCGCCGTCTACGCCTCGCCCCTCGTCCGGACGCAGCTCACCGCGGGGCCACTCGGGGAGACGTTGGGCGCGGACGTCCGCGTCCAGCCCGGGCTCGAGGAGATTTCCGCCGGTGGGCTCGAGATGCGCAGCGACCCCGAGGCCGTGGAGTCGTACGGCGAGTGCCTCGTCGCGTGGATGCGCGGGGAACTGGAGCGGCCGATGTCAGGGGGCCCGACCGGCAGGGACTTCCTCGCTCGCTACGACTCCGCAGTCCGGGAGATCGCGGGCGCTCACCTCGGGAGCGATACCGTTGCCCTGTTCAGCCACGGCGCCGCCATCCGTGTGTACGGGGCCGTCATCTCGGGGATGGAGGGCGACGCGGCGGCCGAGCTCATGATCATGAACACCGGCATGTGCGTGCTCGAGGGCAGTCCGGAGTCGGGCTGGGTGCTGGAGGAATGGCGGAGCGAGCCGCTCGGCGGCCTCGAACTCGAGGACCTCACTGCCCACGACGTCACCGGCGAGAGCGCCGACGAAGCGGCCCACGAGCCCCACCACCCCTAG
- a CDS encoding LysR family transcriptional regulator ArgP: MELDQLRALAAVVDNETFEAAAGELRLTPSAVSQRIKALERSVGSVLVRRLKPVRPTPAGEQLLRSARQLLLLADEAVLALRGREPSEADDDGAPRPSAERLRVPIVGNADSIATWLPAAIREIALGGRVALELLRDDEHATADLLRSGDAVAAVTAEPRPVQGCTVRPLGSMVYRAKASKEFVDRWFPEGPTPAALAVAPVMQYDRKDSHQLALLARVAPEAAPPQHFIPDSVQYVESVHAGLGWGMVPDQQDPEGALVELDPAWSEELRLYWQVWTLDSPGLEEVTRAVVRAAARGLTP, translated from the coding sequence ATGGAACTGGACCAGCTCAGGGCACTCGCCGCCGTCGTCGACAACGAGACCTTCGAGGCAGCGGCAGGCGAGCTCAGGCTCACCCCCTCCGCGGTGAGCCAGCGGATCAAGGCGCTCGAGCGGTCCGTGGGGAGCGTCCTCGTCCGGCGCCTCAAGCCCGTCCGCCCCACCCCGGCGGGGGAGCAGCTCCTGCGCTCGGCCCGCCAGCTGCTCCTCCTCGCCGACGAGGCGGTCCTGGCCCTCCGCGGCCGGGAACCGAGCGAAGCGGACGACGACGGCGCGCCTCGCCCGAGCGCCGAGCGGCTGCGGGTACCGATCGTTGGCAACGCCGACTCGATCGCGACCTGGCTTCCTGCCGCCATCCGCGAGATTGCCCTCGGCGGACGGGTCGCCCTCGAGCTGCTGCGCGACGACGAGCACGCCACCGCGGACCTCCTCCGCTCGGGCGACGCCGTTGCTGCCGTCACCGCCGAACCGCGGCCTGTGCAGGGGTGCACCGTCCGCCCGCTCGGCTCGATGGTCTACCGGGCGAAGGCCTCGAAGGAGTTCGTGGACCGCTGGTTCCCCGAGGGACCCACCCCGGCTGCGCTCGCCGTCGCCCCCGTCATGCAGTACGACCGCAAGGACAGCCACCAGCTCGCCCTCCTCGCACGCGTCGCACCTGAGGCGGCGCCTCCGCAGCACTTCATTCCCGACTCGGTGCAGTACGTCGAATCCGTCCACGCCGGGCTCGGCTGGGGCATGGTCCCGGACCAGCAGGACCCCGAGGGCGCCCTCGTGGAGCTCGACCCCGCGTGGTCGGAGGAGCTGCGCCTCTACTGGCAGGTGTGGACGCTCGACTCGCCGGGCCTCGAGGAGGTGACGCGCGCCGTCGTCCGCGCCGCCGCCCGCGGCCTCACCCCCTAA
- a CDS encoding LysE/ArgO family amino acid transporter: MTPFLTGLGASLGLIVAIGAQNAFLLRQGIKREGVLPVVLVCLASDAILIFAGVAGIGALIQSAPALLVVIRWVGAAFLLTYAAFAAKRALHPGILEAATSPRGMTAWTAVLTAAGITWLNPHVYLDTLVLLGSLANAQGSPGKWLFGIGAATGSALWFPLIGFGARGLRGFFAKPASWRILDGCVAVLMLGLAVVLASES; encoded by the coding sequence GTGACCCCCTTCCTCACCGGCCTCGGAGCCAGCCTCGGCCTCATCGTCGCCATCGGCGCCCAGAACGCGTTCCTCCTGCGTCAGGGGATCAAGCGTGAGGGCGTCCTGCCGGTCGTCCTCGTGTGCCTCGCGAGCGACGCCATCCTGATCTTCGCGGGAGTCGCGGGAATCGGGGCCCTGATCCAGAGCGCTCCGGCTCTCCTCGTCGTCATCCGCTGGGTGGGAGCCGCGTTCCTCCTCACCTACGCCGCGTTCGCCGCCAAGCGCGCGCTGCATCCGGGGATCCTCGAGGCGGCTACTTCTCCGCGCGGCATGACGGCGTGGACCGCTGTGCTCACGGCGGCCGGGATCACATGGCTCAACCCGCACGTGTACCTGGACACCCTCGTGCTGCTCGGATCGCTCGCGAACGCCCAAGGCAGCCCGGGCAAGTGGCTCTTCGGCATCGGCGCCGCCACGGGAAGCGCCCTGTGGTTCCCGCTCATCGGCTTCGGGGCCCGCGGGTTGCGGGGCTTCTTCGCCAAGCCCGCGTCGTGGCGGATCCTCGACGGCTGCGTCGCCGTGCTCATGCTCGGCCTTGCGGTGGTCCTCGCGTCCGAGAGCTGA
- a CDS encoding alcohol dehydrogenase catalytic domain-containing protein: protein MKAVVWHGIGDIRLDEVPEPSLQSPHDAIVRITRSAICGTDLHLVRGTMAGMQEGTILGHEAVGIVTAVGDAVRGFSAGDRVLINSTISCGACRYCRMGKSAQCDVANPNGPQAGTSFFGGPAMTGPVDGLQAEYARIPWAQNTMHPLPENVSDEQAILLSDIFPTGWFGAELAGVRRGDVVVVFGAGIVGQFAAASAFKQGAGRVIVVDGEETRLAAALSQNCEIVNFNTEDPVQTIMDLTNGIGADAVIDAVGVDAERPKQGPAAVSPDEGAKFDGEVQQIAPDAAPHDGQWKPGDGPSQVARWAVEVVAKCGRIGIIGVYSPTVETYPIGKAMNKNLTVRMGNCDHHSVTPPLIDMVAARQFDPTALITEHEPIDSAIEAYEAFDRREAGWIKVELTPAGS, encoded by the coding sequence ATGAAGGCAGTGGTCTGGCACGGCATAGGCGACATCCGACTCGACGAGGTTCCCGAACCCTCCCTCCAAAGCCCGCACGACGCGATCGTCCGCATCACGCGCTCGGCAATCTGCGGAACCGACCTGCATCTCGTCCGCGGAACGATGGCGGGAATGCAGGAAGGCACGATCCTCGGGCACGAAGCCGTAGGAATAGTGACCGCTGTCGGCGACGCTGTCCGGGGTTTCAGCGCCGGCGACCGTGTCCTCATCAATTCGACCATTTCCTGCGGTGCCTGCCGCTACTGCCGGATGGGCAAATCGGCCCAGTGCGACGTCGCCAACCCGAACGGCCCGCAGGCGGGGACGAGCTTCTTCGGGGGCCCCGCGATGACTGGGCCCGTGGATGGGCTCCAAGCCGAGTACGCGCGGATTCCGTGGGCGCAGAACACGATGCATCCGCTCCCGGAGAACGTCTCAGACGAGCAGGCGATCCTCCTCTCGGACATCTTCCCGACGGGCTGGTTCGGCGCCGAACTCGCGGGCGTTCGGCGCGGCGACGTGGTCGTGGTCTTCGGCGCGGGGATCGTGGGACAGTTCGCGGCCGCCTCCGCCTTCAAGCAGGGCGCGGGGCGGGTCATAGTTGTCGACGGCGAGGAGACCCGTCTTGCGGCAGCCCTCTCCCAGAACTGCGAAATCGTGAACTTCAACACCGAGGACCCCGTGCAGACGATCATGGACCTCACGAACGGGATCGGCGCGGATGCCGTCATTGACGCCGTTGGCGTCGACGCCGAGCGCCCCAAGCAGGGTCCAGCTGCGGTCTCACCGGATGAGGGGGCGAAGTTCGACGGCGAGGTGCAGCAGATTGCCCCGGATGCAGCTCCGCACGACGGACAGTGGAAGCCGGGCGATGGCCCTTCCCAAGTCGCCCGCTGGGCGGTCGAGGTGGTCGCGAAATGCGGCCGGATCGGCATCATCGGTGTGTACTCGCCGACGGTCGAGACGTACCCGATAGGGAAGGCGATGAACAAGAACCTGACCGTCCGCATGGGCAACTGCGACCACCACTCGGTCACCCCGCCGCTCATCGACATGGTCGCGGCCCGGCAATTCGATCCGACGGCGCTCATCACCGAGCACGAGCCGATCGATTCCGCGATCGAGGCCTACGAGGCCTTCGACCGCCGTGAAGCCGGGTGGATCAAGGTCGAGCTCACACCCGCAGGGAGCTAG
- a CDS encoding MarR family winged helix-turn-helix transcriptional regulator, with the protein MTSGARGAGDAWSLTDVITRLRRTLRASVREELPWESLPMAQVELLQRLAEEPGLGVSELAVRQHLARNTVSNLVQQMVTSGLLERHAHESDRRAVVLNLTADGRERLLSWQQANERRIRRALEGLSAESRHAIDQALPALQALAAQLEAQEEAGAEQVS; encoded by the coding sequence ATGACTTCAGGTGCCCGTGGGGCAGGCGACGCGTGGTCTCTGACCGATGTCATCACGCGTCTCCGGAGGACGCTCCGTGCGAGCGTTCGTGAGGAACTGCCCTGGGAGTCCCTGCCGATGGCGCAGGTCGAATTGCTCCAACGTCTCGCGGAGGAGCCCGGCCTCGGGGTGAGCGAGCTGGCCGTGCGGCAGCACTTGGCGCGGAACACTGTGAGCAACCTCGTGCAGCAGATGGTCACGTCCGGCCTCCTCGAGCGCCATGCCCACGAAAGCGACCGGCGCGCCGTCGTCCTCAATCTCACCGCCGACGGCCGGGAGCGCCTGCTCTCTTGGCAACAGGCCAACGAACGGCGCATCCGCCGGGCCCTTGAGGGGCTCAGCGCCGAGAGCCGTCACGCGATCGACCAGGCACTCCCTGCGCTGCAGGCGTTGGCCGCACAGCTCGAGGCACAGGAGGAGGCCGGCGCCGAGCAGGTCTCGTAG
- a CDS encoding transglycosylase domain-containing protein, giving the protein MIDTTTALGRVLAFFSISAVCGILVAGLMSPAVALTSAAANGSVQFFNSLPSDLTVTPPSQSTRILAADGSTIGTVFTENRTDVPLSQMSMNMRNAIVAIEDYRFYQHGGIDPMGILRAVTIDAGGARQGASTLTQQYVTNVLNEDLVTQGKSADVVLNGQKGVGDKLREMKLAIALEKQYSKDQILQGYLNIVPFSGNAYGVEAASQYFFSEDASALTIPQAALLAGLVNGPGYYDPTTYPDRAVSRRNLVLDAMLTHGYINQAQHDAAVKTPLQLKLNPPKQGCPYSTTPYFCDYVLHQVENDPAYGATPQDRVQRVMSGGLTIKTTLDPRLQAPAQQQVDATAGANPDKWGASLVTVQPGTGKIVAMAQNTRMLGGQGSGFVTTYNFNVDSADASGNPLGGVGGMQPGSTMKPVTLAAWLNEGKPTNQIVNAAQRVYPLNYPWRDTCAKVTGAYDDAEVGLGAANDLQNDEPNWYYPMSVREGITQSINTATFASAAGLNDFCDIQRAADALGMHNGAGNGQKLDLSILGNLLGGMNVAPLTMANAFATFAADGTYCTPISITEVDDAQGKKIGGQNQSCQTNALKPGVAQAATNVLQDVITKGSGLLIPQKLGVPDAAKTGTNQYNNQTWVVGYTRGLSTASFFGDPFNATARLGRDITVNGQYYPVVDGAYIAGPQWAKYMQQVVGYYDHGNFDPPPQNLIG; this is encoded by the coding sequence TTGATCGACACGACCACAGCCCTGGGGAGGGTGCTTGCCTTCTTCAGCATCAGCGCTGTCTGCGGCATCCTCGTGGCCGGTCTCATGTCGCCCGCCGTCGCTCTGACGAGCGCCGCGGCCAACGGCTCCGTGCAGTTCTTCAACAGCCTTCCGAGCGACCTTACGGTAACGCCTCCATCGCAGTCCACGCGGATCCTCGCGGCCGACGGCTCGACGATCGGGACGGTCTTCACCGAGAACCGGACCGACGTCCCGCTGAGCCAGATGTCGATGAACATGCGGAACGCCATCGTGGCCATCGAGGACTACCGCTTCTACCAGCACGGTGGCATCGACCCGATGGGCATCCTCCGCGCGGTCACGATCGACGCAGGGGGTGCCCGGCAGGGCGCCTCGACTCTGACCCAGCAGTATGTGACGAACGTGCTCAATGAGGACCTCGTCACCCAGGGCAAGAGTGCGGACGTCGTCCTCAACGGGCAGAAGGGCGTGGGCGACAAGCTGCGCGAGATGAAGCTCGCCATCGCCCTCGAGAAGCAGTACTCGAAAGACCAGATCCTCCAGGGCTACCTCAACATCGTCCCGTTCAGCGGCAACGCCTACGGGGTCGAGGCCGCGAGCCAGTACTTCTTCTCGGAGGACGCCAGCGCCCTGACGATCCCACAGGCCGCGCTCCTCGCGGGCCTCGTCAATGGCCCCGGGTACTACGACCCCACCACGTACCCGGACAGGGCCGTCTCACGCCGCAACCTCGTGCTCGACGCGATGCTCACGCACGGCTACATCAACCAGGCCCAGCACGACGCGGCGGTCAAGACCCCGCTCCAGCTCAAGCTCAACCCGCCGAAGCAGGGCTGCCCGTACTCAACGACGCCGTACTTCTGTGACTACGTTCTGCATCAGGTCGAGAACGACCCTGCCTACGGCGCGACTCCCCAGGACCGCGTCCAGAGGGTCATGAGCGGCGGCCTCACGATCAAGACGACGCTCGATCCCCGCCTGCAGGCTCCCGCCCAGCAGCAGGTCGATGCGACCGCGGGCGCAAACCCCGACAAATGGGGCGCCTCCCTCGTGACGGTCCAACCCGGCACGGGAAAGATCGTGGCGATGGCGCAGAACACGCGAATGCTCGGGGGCCAGGGGAGCGGCTTCGTCACGACCTACAACTTCAACGTCGACAGCGCCGATGCGAGTGGCAATCCCCTCGGCGGCGTGGGCGGCATGCAGCCCGGCTCGACCATGAAACCGGTCACCCTCGCAGCATGGCTGAACGAGGGCAAGCCCACCAACCAGATCGTCAACGCCGCGCAGCGGGTGTACCCCTTGAACTACCCGTGGAGAGACACGTGCGCCAAGGTCACCGGGGCGTACGACGACGCCGAGGTCGGCTTGGGTGCCGCGAACGACCTTCAGAACGATGAGCCCAACTGGTACTACCCGATGAGCGTGCGGGAGGGCATCACCCAGTCGATCAACACCGCGACCTTTGCCTCCGCTGCCGGCCTCAACGACTTCTGCGACATCCAGCGCGCCGCTGACGCCCTCGGCATGCACAACGGCGCGGGCAACGGCCAGAAGCTCGACCTCTCTATCCTCGGCAACCTCCTCGGCGGAATGAACGTCGCGCCGCTCACGATGGCCAACGCGTTCGCGACGTTCGCCGCTGACGGAACGTACTGCACACCGATCTCCATCACAGAGGTCGACGATGCCCAGGGCAAGAAGATCGGCGGCCAGAACCAGAGCTGCCAGACCAACGCCCTCAAACCGGGCGTGGCCCAGGCTGCGACGAACGTCCTCCAGGACGTCATCACGAAGGGTTCCGGCCTGCTCATCCCCCAGAAGCTCGGCGTCCCGGACGCGGCCAAGACGGGTACCAACCAGTACAACAACCAGACGTGGGTCGTCGGGTACACGAGGGGCCTTTCGACGGCGTCCTTCTTCGGGGATCCCTTCAACGCAACTGCTCGCCTCGGCCGTGACATCACGGTCAACGGGCAGTACTACCCGGTCGTCGACGGCGCCTACATCGCCGGTCCCCAGTGGGCGAAGTACATGCAGCAGGTTGTGGGCTACTACGACCACGGCAACTTCGATCCGCCGCCCCAGAATCTCATCGGCTGA